In the Spirochaetia bacterium 38H-sp genome, ACTGGCAGCAAAGGCAGTAGCCTTTAAAGAAGCCCGTAAGAAAGACTTTGAGACCTATGCCCATAAAATAGTGGAAAACTCTCAAGCACTTGCAGAAGAGCTTAAAAAACGCAACATAACAATAGCAACTGGAGGCACAGACAACCATCTTATGCTCATAGACGTACGCCCCTTTGGCATAACAGGGAGACAGGCAGAAGCCGCAGTAAGAGAATGCGGCATCACACTCAACCGCAATGCACTTCCCTATGACCCCAACGGACCGTGGTACACAAGCGGACTCAGGATAGGAACACCAGCTGTCACAAGCCTGGGGATGGGCAAAAACGAGATGGCAGAAATAGCAGACCTGTTTGCACTCATCCTTGGCAACATAAAGCCAACAGAAACAGACGGGAAAATCAGTAAAGCCAAGTACACACTTGATGACAACATAAAAAAACAAGCAAAAGAAAAAGTACAGAACCTGCTTGATAGATTCCCTCTCTATCCATCTCTTGACCTAAACTTTCTAAAAAAAGAGTTTAAATAAACATAATACCGAACGCACAGGCCCGCAAACTGCGAGCCTGTGCTGCCTCTGGCAGAAATAGCCTTTAATAATTTTCACACCACATCTTAACATTAAGTAATACAATAAAAATAATGTTTTAATAGTGACCCTCCATTTTTAAATAAAATATTTTATGGAGGTCAAAATGAAAAAACTCTCGAGCATTTTACTAATTTTTATCGTGCTTCTTCTCCCCTTACATGCAGGAGGAAATCAAGAGAAACAGACAGGTTCTACCCCAGAATTACATGCTAACAGAAACCTCAAGTATGTTTTTCTCTTTATCGGAGATGGTATGGCTTTACCTCAAATAAACGCCGCAGAAGCATATCTTATGGCAAAAGAAGAAAAGGATTCTCCTGTAAAACTTTCATTCTCACAGTTTCCTGTAACAGGAATGTGTACAACATATTCTGCTAACAGTTATATAACAGATTCCGCAGCAGCAGCAACAGCTCTGGCCTCAGGAAGAAAAACTGCCAACGGCATTTTAAATATGGATGAATCAAAAAAAACAACTTTTAAAACAATCGCAGAATTCTTACATGAAAAAGGCTTCAAAATAGGAATAATATCCACAGTATCTATAGACCATGCAACACCTGCCGCATTCTATGCTCATCAACCATCAAGAGGTAATTACTACGAAATATCTTTGGAACTTGCAAAAAGTGGGTTTGAATTCTTTGCAGGTGGAGGATTAAAGGATCCAGAAGGGAAAAAAAGCAAAAAGGAAGGAGAAAAAAACAATGCTTTGGAAGAAGCAAAAAAAGCAGGATACAAAATTTTAAATTCCATAAAAGATATTGAAGGCTTGAGTAAAAATGATGCAGAAAAAGTTATAGTGATGAACCCTGTTTTATCTTCTTCCTCACTTGCCATGCCATATAAAATAGATAGAGATAAGACTTCACTTAATCTTGCAGATTTTACAAAAAAAGCAATAGAGTTTTTAGAAAATCCAAAAGGCTTTTTTATAATGGTAGAAGGAGGCAAGATAGACTGGGCATGTCACGCCAATGATGCTGTGGCAGCAATACATGATGTTCTGGACTTTAACAGTGCTGTAGAAGCAGCTCTGGATTTTGCAAAAATCCATCCAGATGAAACACTCATAGTAGTAACAGGTGACCACGAAACAGGTGGTCTAACCATGGGCTTTGCTGGCACAAGATATTCCAGTGCATTCTCCAAACTGACAAAACAAAAATTGTCTTTTGAAGAATTCAATAAAATCATTGACAAATATAAAGAAAAAGAAAATTTGACAGTGGAAGATTTGCTCCCAGTTTTAAAGGAAAACTTTGGGCTGGAAGATCTTTCGATAAGAGAAAAAGATCTATTGGAAAATGCAATACACGCAAGTATCAACAATGCAACCAGCCAAGATGAAGCTTCGTATCTTTTGTATGGAGGTTATGAGCCTATAACAGTTACTATAACTCATATTATCAACAATAGAGCAGGGTTGGGATGGACTAGTTATAGCCACACAGCAGTTCCTGTCCCTGTGTATGCAAAAGGACCAGGTGCAGAGGTTTTTACAGGATATTATGATAA is a window encoding:
- a CDS encoding alkaline phosphatase codes for the protein MKKLSSILLIFIVLLLPLHAGGNQEKQTGSTPELHANRNLKYVFLFIGDGMALPQINAAEAYLMAKEEKDSPVKLSFSQFPVTGMCTTYSANSYITDSAAAATALASGRKTANGILNMDESKKTTFKTIAEFLHEKGFKIGIISTVSIDHATPAAFYAHQPSRGNYYEISLELAKSGFEFFAGGGLKDPEGKKSKKEGEKNNALEEAKKAGYKILNSIKDIEGLSKNDAEKVIVMNPVLSSSSLAMPYKIDRDKTSLNLADFTKKAIEFLENPKGFFIMVEGGKIDWACHANDAVAAIHDVLDFNSAVEAALDFAKIHPDETLIVVTGDHETGGLTMGFAGTRYSSAFSKLTKQKLSFEEFNKIIDKYKEKENLTVEDLLPVLKENFGLEDLSIREKDLLENAIHASINNATSQDEASYLLYGGYEPITVTITHIINNRAGLGWTSYSHTAVPVPVYAKGPGAEVFTGYYDNTEIPKRLSRLLDTNL